Genomic window (Syngnathoides biaculeatus isolate LvHL_M chromosome 6, ASM1980259v1, whole genome shotgun sequence):
ACGCGTCTCAAGGAAGCACGCTACTTATTAGTTTTAGATTTATGGCCAAGAAGTGTTTtaacaccgccccccccctcccgaaaaaaaaaaaatcccatcattATAATTAATTCCTGTATATTCCATTGCCATATTTTGTTATTTGAACCCGGAATTGGGGCCATCCAACatactgcaaatatttttaatattaatgttCATCATCCGTTAAAAAGTGTGAGAAAAATCTTACTCCTCTAGTTTACTGTAAATAAAGTCCATAAAATCCTTCTCAATGATTACCAATCACTGTAAATCAGACCAATGTTGTAACtctgaaaacaataaacaatgAATAGTTTAGCATTTCTACGGTTTTGATGAGTATACAACATGCAGAAATTTAGTTTATTGTAGTTTGGAGATTGAAGCTCATTGTGATCAATGAAAATAATGGATCAATTCCCGTGTGTAGCCGTTGTACTGCAAAGTGTAACATATAATGGAGACACAATTACACACAGCTTCACAGCCTGCTCGGCTTACGATAATACTCCATAATTTTTGGCAATTCAATCTTGATTTATGTGAACGGTCCCTTCTGAAGTTCAAGTCAAGAGAAATGAAGAGGTTGGATGTGTCCTTCCCTTGTCTGCcttgaggttctgggtttgaatctcaccTCCGCTCTTCCTttgggggactttttttttttttttttaaatgaagattgAATCATCTTTAGGTGTGAATTAATGTATTATAAGTGTAAATGTTTGCTTGTCTATATGTATATTCATGACTTGCAAATGACTCATGACCGGTCCAGGGTGCGTCCCCCAAAGTCAGCAGCAGCCCTTTTACATCCCTTTTGGGTGGAAAGCGGACATAGGTAAACATGCTGAAGACATAAGTGTTTTTTTACAGCCATCTATTAAATTATGTCAACAGCCAAGTGGTTAATGCGCTACAGTTGCTACTTGACTCACAAATTTAATTCATTGTGACCAAATTTTTGACTTCTCAAATCCAAAACCATTTATCATCCCGCCAGACCCTCCCCATAAAAACTCTGTAACGTCTTAAATAAAGTATAAAATCTATTCAAATCTTTTTTGCGGGGATGCCGTAAATCGTGGCGTTACATGAAAAATTTTGTAATTGCCTATTTGTGCCATGAGATGGCAGCAGAATCACTTGCATTAGAGAAGGCTATGGCCTGATAGCTGACAAAGCATCCCTCAATTCAACATCAAAGCGAGAAAAATGCAAGGGTTAGGTCTTATTCatgtgtgtgcctttaaggggtgtggcctatGAGTGACATCAGGGTTTGAAGTCGGGTAAAGACCTGTGTCAGCGTCTGAGCGTGAGACGTGGACCACAGCAACTCCTTgcaaatgttgccattttgtGTTTGCCTCGTTCAGCAAATGTCAAAAAAGTGCATCGGTGAGGGTGCCACGCCTTGTCCACATATGAGGGGCGGAGCTATTCGGCAGGCACCGAGTCCGGGCCCTCATCCTGCAGGCCGGCCGTGCGATGGACGTCGGAGCCGGGCGTGTCGGGCGGTTCTTGCGAGAGCTCCTCGGAGGATTTGCTTTGGGCGGGGGAGACCACGTCGGGACTGGAGTCGTAGCAGTCCGAGCTCTGTgctgaggcggcggcggcggcggtagCGACGCTCGGCGGCGCCGGGTccaagtcgtcgtcgtcgtcctccggGATGTGTGACTCGTGGATGTCTGCGAAAGgaagaaataatttttttttttttttttagagaaaggAAAGGCCCGACACAAGTCTGCCATGACAGACGGACAATCATGTTGTTGTCGACACAGTCAGATATGTCGGCCCATTTAAGGCCTTGTTGATAACAGAATCAGTACCAGAGCGTCAGACAATTATCCGCGCAAGAAGCGTCAACACGAACCAGCGAGAGTTTGGCTTTATCATCTGGGGAAGGAATGCGTGAGTTTCCTTGTTTCTCCCCTCCGTGAATGGTggattaagacaaaaaaaaaaaaacaaatccgagCATTTCCTGATTTGCTAGCCGTGCGTTACGAAGCATTGCACCACTTCAGCCAAAGGAAGTTATCTTCAAAGCCTGACCCGCTCAACTGTGAACTGCACAGcaatttattcataaaatgcTTTTTAACTTTTCCGGTGGATCCGTGTTTTGCACTTTACTTGCAAGCGAACAGGTGAGACATAAACACCGTATGGTGAAAGTAATTttactcacttcacaacaatcAACAATTTGGCAGGTGGAATtagcaaaataatttttcaaaaaaaaaaaaaaaaagaggcttcaagcagTTTAATGCCACTCGAAATTCCATTTACGGTAGAACTAAAGGTAAAAGAAAGACAATTACGCTTTGTATGTTTCAAACCACTGCAGACACTCTGGTCGCTTGAAGCTAATACATAATTGGAAAccccatagacgggctaacaggATTAGCATCAATGCTGTGGTGTTAAAACCTTTAAACTACAGAGGGTTGAATAGAAACATTGAATCAACAGATGGAgacagataatataacaatGAAGCATGTATtccttatcctctgcaaagaaaaaCTAATATTGCAGCAGGAATGAGGAGTCGAACCAGGTTTGTATCATACTGCCCCCGAATGGTCAGGGTGGACACAGCATGATGCCCACcgaattgaagcaaaaacattttatttacagtttcagttcatttttttagaCATTTATGGCCtacaaatttatttcatacaaatattaatTGTGATTATTGACATTAGGTGGAGGTTAGCCATTTGGGATGTGTCACATCCATATTTGTAAACCAAGGACGCCCGATATTGATTTATgacgtaaaaacaaaaaaatgttgacttacTACTGAAAGCATCTGGGTACTGCTTGCCAATCTTTCCTTTTAGTGTCCTGAGGAGAGAAGATATTTTAATATCTCTAATGTTTAAATCGGGAATACACAAAGAGgccacatacacaaaaaaatggaagaaagagGAAAAGCAAAGTGCATGATAaggaattatttatttatttttatttttttttttactttttcctctgAGGCCATGTTTATCTTATTAACTTTATGTCATATTAAAATTTGTGCCCAGCGGCCTACCTGATCCGTCGGAAGACGCTGTCTAAATCTTTCTTCATCTCGATGAGAGTGCGAGTGTGGAGCAAGAAGCGCTCGTTCATCTGCTGCAGTCGCACGTTGGAGAGCCCGTTGAAGTTGATCAGCATCTCGTTGGTCTTCTCAAAGCGGTCCAACCTGATAGCGGACGTATTTCGTTGAGGCGCGCACAAAATTACCACTTTTCAAAATGAATATTCAATAAAACATGaacgacaacaaaaatattgtgatcGCGACGTACATGTGTCTCTGAGCCTGGATGATGGCGTTGACGTCCTCGGCGTTGACCATGCTCAGCATCCTGCTGCAG
Coding sequences:
- the kxd1 gene encoding kxDL motif-containing protein 1, which translates into the protein MVEPTASGVFCSRMLSMVNAEDVNAIIQAQRHMLDRFEKTNEMLINFNGLSNVRLQQMNERFLLHTRTLIEMKKDLDSVFRRIRTLKGKIGKQYPDAFSNIHESHIPEDDDDDLDPAPPSVATAAAAASAQSSDCYDSSPDVVSPAQSKSSEELSQEPPDTPGSDVHRTAGLQDEGPDSVPAE